gggacataatgcctgtaatatgaaggaacagggacatgaagcctgtaatatgaaggatcagggacataatgcctgtaatatgagggggcagggacattatgccggtaatatgaaggaccagggacataatgccggtaaaatgaaggaacagggacataatgcctgtaatatgaaggaacagggacataatgccggtaagatgagggaaccggGACACAaaaaaagcctgtaatatgaaggaacagggacgtaatgcctgtgataagaaggaacagggacataattcctgtaatatgaaagtacaaggacataatgtgggtaagatgaaggaacagggacaaaatgccggtaagatgagggaacagggacaaaatgccggtaagatgagggaacagggacgtaatgcagataatatgaaggagcagggacataatgccgataatatgaaggaacagggacgtaatgccggtaatatgaaggagcagggacataatgccgataatatgaaggaactgggacgtaatgccgataatatgaaggagcagggacgtaatgccgttaatatgaaggaacagggacgtaattccggtaatatgaaggaacaggcacataatgccggttcaaatgagggaacagggacataatgccgttaagatgagggaacagggacataatgccagttatagaaggaacagggacataatgccgataatatgaaagaacaaggacataatgcttattatatgaaggaacagagacaaaatgcctgtaatatgaaggaacagggaaataatgcctgtaatatgaaggaacagggacgtattgccggtaatatgaaggaacagggacgtaatgccggtaatatgaaggaatagggacgtaattccggtaatatggaggaacaggaacgtaatgccggtaagatgaaagaacagggacataatgtcggtaagataagggaacaggtacaaaatgccggtaagatgagggaacagggacgtaatgccggtagtatgaaggaacagggacgtaatgccggtaagataagggaacagggacataatgccgttaatatgaaggaacagggacgtaatgccggttcaaatgagggtacagggacataatgccggtaagatgagggaacagggacataatgccggtacgatgaaggaacagggacctaatgcctgtaatatgaaggaacaaggacataatgcctgtaagatgagggaacagggacgtattgtcggtaatatgaaggaacagggaaataatgacggtaatatgaaggaacagggacgtattgtcggtaatatgaaggaatagggacgtaattccggtaatatggaggaacaggcacataataccggttcaaatgagggaacagggacataatgccggttagctgagggaacagggacataatgccggtaatatgaggaaacagggacttaatgccggttatatgaaggaacagggacataatgccggtaatatgaggaaacagggacataatgccggtaatatgaaggaacagggacaaaatgcctgtaatatgaaggaacaggacataatgctggtaatatgaaggaacagggacataatgccagtaatatgaaggaatagggacgcaattccggtaatatgaaggaactgggacgtaatgctggtaatatgaaggaacagggacgtaatgccgataatatgaaggaacaggcacataatgccggttcaaatgagggaacagggacataatgccggtacgatgagggaacagggacttaatgccggttatatgaaggaacagggacataatgccggtaatatgaaagaacaaggacataatgcctgtaatatgaaggaacagggacataatgccagtaatatgaaggaatagggacgcaattctggtaatatgaaggaacagggacgtaatgctggtaatatgaagaaacagggacttaatgccgataatatgaaggagcagcgacgtaatgccggtaatatgagggaacagggacatattaccggcattatgtccctgtatccTCCTAAagtggacataatggcagtaatataaaggaacaggaaaataatgccggtaatataaagtaacagggaaataatgcctgtaatatgaaggaacagggacataatgcctgtaatatgaaggaacagggacataatgcctgtaatatgattgaacagggacgtaatgccggtaatatgaaggaatagggacgtaatgccggtaagatgaaggaacagggacataatggcaaaaagatgagggaacagggacaaaatgccggtaagatgagggaacagggacattatttcggtagtatgaaggaacagggacgtaatgccggtaatatgaaggaacagtgacgtaatgccggtaagatgaaggaacagggacaacatattcctgtaatatgaaggaacaggacataatgccggtaatatgaaggaatagggacgcaattctggtaatatgaaggaacagagacgtaatgctggtaatatgaagaaacagggacgtaatgccgataatatgaaggagcagggacgtaatgccggtaatatgagggaacagggacataatgcctgtaatatgaaggaacagggacataatgccggtaagatgagggaacagggacataatgccggtaagatgaggcaacagggacgtaatgcagataatatgaaggagtagggacataatgccgataatatgaaggaacagggacgtaatgccgataatatgaaggaacagggacgtaatgccgataatatgaacgaacagggaatagggacataatgccggtaatatgaaagtacaaggacataatgtgggtaagatgaaggaacagggacaaaatgccggtaagatgagggaacagggacataatgccggtaagatgagggaacagggacgtaatgcagataatatgaaggagtagggacataatgcagataatatgaaggaacagggacgtaatgccgataatatgaaggaacagggacgtaatgccgataatatgaacgaacagggacataatgccgataatatgaaggaacggggacgtaatgccgataatatgaaggaacagggacataatgccggtaagatgagggaacagggacataatgccggtaagatgagggaacagggacataatgccggtaagatgagggaacagggacataatgccggtaagatgaaggtacagggacttaatgccggttatatgaaggaacagggacataatgccggtaatatgaaagaacaaggacataatgcctgtaatataaaggaacagggacataatacctgtaatatgaaggaacagggacgtaatgccggtaatatgaaggaatagggacgtagttCCGGTAATATGGCGGAACAggaacgtaatgccggtaagatgaaggaacagggacataatgccaaaaagatgagtgaacagggacaaaatggcggtaagatgagggaacagggacataatctcattatgaaggaacagggacctaatgccggtaatatgaaggaacagtgacgtaatgccggtaagatgaaggaacaggcacataatgccggttcaaatgagggagcagggacgtaatgccggtaatatgagggaacagggacataatacctgtaatatgaaggaacagggacataatgcctgtaatatgaaggaacagggacgtattgccggtaatatgaaggaacagggacgtaatgccggtaatatgaaggaatagggacgtaattccggtaatatggaggaacaggaacgtaatgccggtaagatgaaggaacagggacaaaatgccggtaagatgagggaacagggacataatctcggtagtatgaaggaacagtgacgtaatgccggtaagatctaggaacaggcacataatgccgtttcagatgagggaacagtgaaataatgccggtaagataagggaacagggacataatgccggtaagatgaaggaacagggacataatgcctgtaatatgaaggaacaagtacattatgccggtaatatgaaagaacaaggacataatgcctgtaatatgaaggaacagggacaaaatgcctgtaatatgaaggaacagggacataatgctggtaatatgaaggaacagggacataatgccggtaatatgaagttaTAAGGACGCAATTTCGGTAATATTAAGTAACagtgacgtaatgctggtaatatgaagaaacagggacgtaatgccgataatatgaaggagcagggacgtaatgccggtaatatgagggaactgggacataatgtctgtaatattaaggaacagggacataatgcctgtaatattaaggaacagggacgtattgccggtaatatgaaggaacagggacgtaatgccggtaatatgaaggaatagggacgtaattccggtaatatagaGGAACAGGCAGATAAttccggttcaaatgagggaacagggacataatgccggtaaggtgagggaacagggacataatagcgtcctagaagcagcagactgaattgggtcttagaccagggaatgttaatctgaagggaaagagtaccttagtgctatacttgctggcgagtgatcctccggcaggaatacacctcgtagcggcgctgccggacgccgtttgtgccgatgcctgcacgtacaggagtggcagaaactcaccgctgaatatccgctcagttgctcatagcgctgtataagcgcacgagcagtggatcaaacagctgacttgcggtgttgcttcttcggcgtccagcttgctgctgggcaacgtgctttccgcaatccttggagagagggccagtgttttcttagctgctgtcactgctatTAATGTTACGAGattcttacaacaaacaataaatctgttgggaccaactttgacacaagtatcggctcggctcgtatctcattctgccggacggctgggattaataaggctgctggcaataaatctgttaacctctagtactaataatgactgtctgctgtccctatataggactcactttattacagtaacgcgtgcagtttcttgcagagcaacatttagtgagacgcattcaatgaatgaaaaaggacaaaactgatgcagctgatacggcattttTCAAGATcaaaacccaatgttggaggggccgtgttttccaagctgctctcattgctacaaatgttacgagattttcaaaacaaactaccaatttgtagcaccaagttccacataagtatcgacttgcattgtcttgtatgtcactttgccagactgctggtataatcgagctgctggcaatacaatgacaggaaacagagagcacctatttctacttcgtactaacactgtgcgttgtctatacttaggactcccctcatcccactaacgcatgaagttgctgcagagtaacatttaCTGAGACGCATTCAAAGAATCCAGTGAGACTGGAAGATAGAATTTAAGATACTATGTAGTCGGGGGCGGGTTGTAGATCGTGAACATgaatcactggagtagttgtactattaatgtgttctgtacagtatagttagtgcaccaacgaggacagcgccaccatctGCACGAGGCAGTAGTGAATGTGTAGGTCATGAGTAACGCAGTTCTACACCCACCCACCCTACGGCTTCCTCTTCAATGTTTATCCCCGCGGTATATGAATTCATATGGCTAGATCTCTGTACAAGCAGAGCCACTTATCTGGCGCAGAACGTTTACATATCGGAGATCAGCGGTGAGCTCTGTTCTAAGGACCACGTGGGCGGCtcttaaaagagcctttgtggttaAATGTGGGATAAGCGGCGCTCACTTGCTCTTGGCGCTTTTGCTGCTCTCGGTCTTCTTGGGCAGCAGAACGGCCTGGATGTTGGGCAGGACGCCTCCCTGAGCGATGGTCACACCACCCAGCAGCTTGTTGAGCTCCTCGTCATTGCGCACGGCCAGCTGCAGGTGACGGGGGATGATTCGGGTCTTCTTGTTGTCCCGGGCGGCATTTCCGGCCAGTTCCAGGATCTCAGCGGTCAGATATTCCAGCACAGCGGCCATGTAAACCGGAGCGCCGGCACCCACCCTCTGAGCGTAGTTGCCCTTGCGGAGaagtctgtgcacacgaccgaCAGGAAACTGAAGTCCTGCCCGGGATGAGCGGGTCTTGGCTTTAGCCCGCACTTTGCCTCCTTGCTTTCCTCTTCCAGACATGTCTATTATCTGATCAGATCTAACGGCTGCGCTCCCACCGTCACTTCTTATACCCGGATGGAGCAGAGAGCTTCTTCTCTGATTGGCCGCATCTAAAACTGATATTCAACGCCAGACACTGTAGCCAATGAGGAAGTAGAATATTTCTATAGACTCGCAGATAACACCACGCCCCCTCCTCTGTCTCTACCAACAGGAACATCTCCCGCCTGAACTCGAATGGAGCAGGAATAAAGCAGCAGCGGCGGCTTCTTCTGATTAGGCGCCAAGTAATGTGCCCCGTCCCTGCAGGAAGGACCCAAAGGCTCTTCTAAGAGCCCCCACCAAGTCTACAACAGAGCTGCCGCCTCCATCTTGTGCTTATTCGTGCGCATGTCTTTATTCCCGCTGGTCTCCCATGTCTGGAAGAGTCGTTCAGTCCGTGCAGCCGCTCCTTCATGCTGCAGGATATGGGGGAACATTCCCGGGTGTGATAGCGCAGAGCTGCTGCTGCATTAGGGGCTTGTTATCTGCGGGCTGCACGGGCTGATTCTTCTCTATCCAACGATACCGTGAAACGCACAATTCCAATGTACCAATCTCCAGTATAAAGGGGGTGACGTACAAACATGTAACACGTCTTTATTACATCCGTATCGTTCccgaattaccggcattatgtccgttcCCTAATATTAGTGCCATTATGTcccctgtaggagggtacagggacacaatgccggtaacatgTCCCTGTTACCTTATCTTccagacattatgtccttgttacttattattaccggcattacgtccctgttccttcctattaccggcattacgtccctgttcctacttattaccggcattatgtccctgtccctgttccttcatattaccgcattatgtccctattctattacaacgtgtagaagaaaccagagactgctccaataaccaggcatagacaccagagtctgctccacctgtattaaaaGAAGCCCTCACAGACAAGAAATAGAGGCtgttccacctgtattacaatacccggtacagaggatacaccagagtctgctccacctgtattacaataaccaccCTTTACCCAGTCCTCGCCAGTGTGATTGCTTGTTCTCGATCGGCGTCAAGCAGTTTCCCTGGCATCTATGTTATAAATCTGactactaccctcatcattgttaTTTACAGATGTCCCATGCTTCCTCCCGTCTCCTAATGTACAATGTTCCGTTTCTTCTGGACAGTGTGATATTATGACGGGTCATCTGCCCGCAGGATCCGTGTGCCGGCTTCCTCACACGCGGCAATGTCCCTCCCTGTCCGGCAGCCACATAATGTATGAAGCAGCATCTGCACCGACACGACCGCACATAGAACAGGGAGACTAGCGGGAGGCCAGACAATAGCAGGCACAGCTCTGTTGTAGACAAGGTGGGTGGCTcttagaagagcctttgtgttcttaCTGCAGGGACGGGGCACATTACTTGGCGCTGGTGTACTTGGTGACGGCTTTGGTGCCCTCGGACACGGCGTGCTTGGCCAGCTCTCCAGGCAGCAGCAGGCGCACGGCAGTCTGGATCTCCCGGGAGGTGATGGTGGAGCGCTTGTTGTAGTGAGCCAGGCGGGAGGCTTCCCCTGCGATGCGctcgaagatgtcattgacgaaggaGTTCATGATGCCCATAGCCTTGGACGAGATGCCGGTGTCGGGGTGGACCTGCTTGAGCACCTTGTACACGTAAATGGCGTAGCTCTCCTTCCTGCTCTTTCTCCGCTTCTTGCCGTCCTTCTTCTGTGTCTTGGTCACGGCTTTCTTGGAGCCCTTCTTGGGCGCCGGGGCAGACTTGGCGGGCTCAGGCATGATAACACACTGAGATCTGCTCACAACTGAAATAATGGAATGCTTTACCCTCCCACCGCTGCTGTATTTATACACGGGCTATGCAAATGAGCATCGTCATAAGCCACTCCCAGTGCAGCTAATTGGTGGTTCCCACGAGTCTGTTCTCTGTTGGTGGATTTAAATCTATCCGATCACAGGAGCTGGTGAGCGGTGCAGTAGTTAACTACTGCCTCGGGTAGATGGTGGCGCAGTCCTCATTGAtgcactaactatactgtacagaacacattaatagtacaactactccagtgattcGTGTTCATGATCTACAACT
The nucleotide sequence above comes from Rhinoderma darwinii isolate aRhiDar2 chromosome 11, aRhiDar2.hap1, whole genome shotgun sequence. Encoded proteins:
- the LOC142663033 gene encoding histone H2B 1.1; translated protein: MPEPAKSAPAPKKGSKKAVTKTQKKDGKKRRKSRKESYAIYVYKVLKQVHPDTGISSKAMGIMNSFVNDIFERIAGEASRLAHYNKRSTITSREIQTAVRLLLPGELAKHAVSEGTKAVTKYTSAK
- the LOC142663032 gene encoding histone H2A type 1-like, whose protein sequence is MSGRGKQGGKVRAKAKTRSSRAGLQFPVGRVHRLLRKGNYAQRVGAGAPVYMAAVLEYLTAEILELAGNAARDNKKTRIIPRHLQLAVRNDEELNKLLGGVTIAQGGVLPNIQAVLLPKKTESSKSAKSK